The Nonlabens sp. Hel1_33_55 genome contains the following window.
TTGTTGGTGAACATTCTGTTCATATTTGGAGCGCTGGCTTCGTTTGGAGCCGTACTGACATTGCCTGGTATTGCTGGTATCGTACTTACCATTGGTATATCGGTGGATGCGAACGTACTGATCTTTGAAAGGATACGTGAGGAACTTGCCAAAGGAAAATCTCAAGCAGATTCGATAAAGGATGGTTTCAATAACGCATTAAGTTCTATTCTGGATGCAAACATCACGACATTCTTGACTGCTGCGATTCTTTACATATTTGGAACAGGCCCTATTCAAGGATTTGCAACAACCTTGATGATTGGTATTTTGACCTCTCTGTTTACTGCGATCTTTATTACAAGACTATTCATAGATGGTTATGGTAAAAACGGTAAGTCATTGGCATTTACGACCAGTTTCACTAAAACTTGGTTTACTAATATCAATATTGACTTCCTTAAGAAGAGAAAGACAGCTTATACCATTTCAGGAGTTTTACTTCTAGCGAGTGTTATTTCACTAGCGACATTGCAGTTGAACTTTGGAATTGACTTTACTGGTGGACGTAAATACACCATACGTTTTGACCAAGACATGAATGCTACTGAAGTTACTAGTATACTAAGTGACCCTAGCGTGTTTGGTAGTGCTGAGGCAAAAACTTATGGTGCTGAAAATCAATTAGCAATTAGTACTAAATACGGTATTGATGGTGAGGACAGTGAAGTGAGCGCAGATATTGAAAGCAAGCTTTACAATTCATTGAGAGAATTCTTACCAGCTGACTTGACTCAGGAGCAATTTGCAGATGTTAGTGTGGAAGATAAAGATTATGGAATTATGTCCAACTTCCAAGTAGGACCAACCATTGCAGATGATATCCTGACAGGATCTTTGTATGCGATCTTCGGCTCACTGATTGTCGTATTCCTCTACATCCTTATCCGATTTAGAAGATGGCAATTCTCACTGGGTGCAGTGGCTGCTGTATTCCACGATGTGATTATTGTACTGGGAATATTCTCTGCAACCTATAAGATCTTACCTTTCAACATGGAGATTGACCAAGCATTTATCGCAGCGATCCTAACGGTAATTGGTTACTCGCTGAATGATACCGTGGTTGTGTTTGATAGAATCAGAGAATTTATTGCAGAGAAGACCAACTGGGACTTCGGTAGAACCGTTAATGGAGCGATAAGCAGTACGATTTCTCGTACGTTGAACACCTCGTTAACGACTTTGATTGTATTGCTTGCGATATTCATCTTTGGTGGAGAATCCATTCGAGGCTTTATGTTTGCCTTGATTATTGGTGTGGTTGTAGGTACCTATTCATCGGTATTCATTGCAACTCCTATCATGTATGATTCATTGAGAAAGACTAAGGATAGACCTAGAAAAGCGATTCCAGAAAAAGAAGTAGAATAATAATCTATTTAGTGAATAAACAAAGCCCGAACGATACGTTCGGGCTTTTTTGTTTTATGATCTAGCATTGTGATTTTGTGCTATTCGCTTTCGCGAAAGCGAACTCAAATTCAAACTTAGCTGCTAGATACAGCAGATCATACCTAAAGAATCAATTACTTATCAGGTAAGTCATAATAATCATTATAGTTCTTCTACATCACCTTCAGAGCATTGAGGCTTTAGACTAATTACGCATTTCTAAAGGCGTTTTAGGTTTATAACAAGGTGCTAATAGATAGCTGACAGAAATCCATAAGAATCTCCTTATTCAGTTTTCATGCGATGATTCAATAAAAAATGCCTCTAGAGTTCTAGAGGCATTTTACTAATGATAATTTCGTTAGGCTTATACCTCACGCTTCAACCAACTCTCTGGTCTAAACATTAATAACAATCCAAGCAGAATAAAAGGAATACTCAACATCTGCCCAGTATTAAGGCCAAAAATAAAGTTCTCGCCACCTTCTACCTGTTTGATTTTGACAAACTCGATAAAGAAACGGGCAACGAACAATCCCACAAAAAACAATCCTAGTATATAACCTACTTTTTGTTTTTTATCGGTTTTCCAATAAACAAAGTAGAGTAAAACAAACAGCGCTACATAGCACAAGGCCTCATAGATCTGGGATGGATGTCTAAAAGGAATTGAATCTAACAATCCAGCATATTGTGGATCATTAACCACGGCTTCAATCGCTTTATCAGTGTCTTTAATTCCAGTAGAATAGAGCGCATCACGTACTGCCGGGTCAGATGTATCTCTTACAAATTTAAAGGCCCAAGATACGTCAGTTACTTTTCCAACAATCTCGCTATTCAATAAATTCCCCATACGTACAAAGGCTCCACCTATGGCGGTAGGAATCACAATACGGTCTAAGATCCAGAACATATGCTTTTTCAAATGCTTACGGCTGTAGAAGTACATCGCAATCATGATCCCAATAGCTGCACCATGACTCGCCATTCCTGCAAAACCAGTCCATTCAAACGGACTAAGTTTAAAAGGCAAAAAGACATGCAAAGGATCAGTAAAAAGAACCTCAGTCTCATAAAAAAGGTAATGACCTATGCGAGCTCCAGCAAGACAACCTATGACCGTATACATAAATAACGGATCCAATTTATCAAGGCTGATTTTGTCCTTTATAAATATAGGTTTGATAATGTACCATCCCAAAACAAATGCGACAACATAGGAAAGACTATAGAAATGTATGGTAAAAAATCCTAGGTCAAGACCTTCCAACGGATTCCAAATAACTTTAAGTGGCAGCATAATTTGTTTTAAAAAGAGCTAAAATACTATTATTAATTAGCTATTGGTAGTCCTACAATAGCAATCGTTACGGTACAGGATCATAACCTTTGCCACCCCAAGGATGGCAACTAGCAATACGCTTGATTCCCAACCAGCCACCTTTGAAAAGGCCGTGCTTCTTTAGGGCTTCAATCATATAATGGGAACAGGTAGGTTGATATCTACAAGTGGCAGGCAAAAAAGGAGATATACCGGTTTGATAGAATCGTACCAGCCATATCAAAGGCTTTTCTGCTCTTGAATTTTTCATTTATTTAGCAGTAAAGGTAGTGCCGTCAGCACCATCTTTTAATTGAATACCAGCCGCTGCCAGTTCATCCCTGATTTTGTCACTGGTTTCAAAATCTTTTCTTGCCCTTGCAGTGGCGCGTAAATCAATGATAAGTTTCATAGCGGCATCCATGTGTTTGCCACTGTTGATATCATCGGTTTCATCCGCGCGTTTGATTCCTAGAACGTCATATAAAAAGGAATGAATCGTATCTTGAAAAAGCTCTAAATCTGATGCTGAAATTGTCTCATTTTCTTCATTAATGGCATGAATCATCTTTGCACCTTCAAATAATTCTGCAATAAGAATAGGTGTATTGAAATCATCGTTCATGGCATCATAGCAACTTTGAACCCAGGATTCTATATCCACGCTGGAGGATTTTGAAACCTTTAAATGATCCATCAAACTAATGGCTTCCTGGAGTCTGTGTAGGCCTTTTTCGGCAGCTAGAATAGCATCGTTACTAAAATCCAAAACCGATCTATAATGCGCCTGCATCATAAAGAAGCGTACGACTGCTGGAGAAAACGCCTTTTCCATGAAGTCATTGTCGCCCGTAAATAACTCTTCTGGTAAAATGGAATTGCCGGTGGATTTAGACATTTTTTTACCTTCT
Protein-coding sequences here:
- the lgt gene encoding prolipoprotein diacylglyceryl transferase; the protein is MLPLKVIWNPLEGLDLGFFTIHFYSLSYVVAFVLGWYIIKPIFIKDKISLDKLDPLFMYTVIGCLAGARIGHYLFYETEVLFTDPLHVFLPFKLSPFEWTGFAGMASHGAAIGIMIAMYFYSRKHLKKHMFWILDRIVIPTAIGGAFVRMGNLLNSEIVGKVTDVSWAFKFVRDTSDPAVRDALYSTGIKDTDKAIEAVVNDPQYAGLLDSIPFRHPSQIYEALCYVALFVLLYFVYWKTDKKQKVGYILGLFFVGLFVARFFIEFVKIKQVEGGENFIFGLNTGQMLSIPFILLGLLLMFRPESWLKREV
- the yidD gene encoding membrane protein insertion efficiency factor YidD, whose amino-acid sequence is MKNSRAEKPLIWLVRFYQTGISPFLPATCRYQPTCSHYMIEALKKHGLFKGGWLGIKRIASCHPWGGKGYDPVP